A stretch of Deltaproteobacteria bacterium DNA encodes these proteins:
- a CDS encoding CCA tRNA nucleotidyltransferase: MRTIDLPAALERFPLLRDFATAARDADACVWLVGGVVRDALLGRETRDADLVTDGDPAKIATSVGRAARATVVHLYDDPPTYRVVHGGIEYDLTRLRDETLDGDLRARDLTINALAARLGGDGEVIDETGGLGDLDARVVRGTSLASFEADPLRALRVYRFAAELAFDIDRETRTWCTRVGGALRGVARERIWEETRRLLATPRSARALRMAFDDGVLAEVFFVVDLDFDVAMHVVGRLERDGAIHEKTKNAFDDAVTLKLAALDQRRGTSAIADNLNAPKSIRRAVEAIVDHRDAPARMRARIAGGEDERGALADYWMETGEAWLAVARLDMAEQLANGEAGAEEWLARLRAAHREFVEPVLASPLVTGHDLMNELGVPKGPQIGRALAGITRERIAGTIRTREEAMAFAREIFRTSTK; encoded by the coding sequence TGCGTGCGTGTGGCTGGTGGGCGGCGTGGTACGAGACGCGTTGCTGGGGCGTGAAACGCGCGACGCGGATCTCGTCACGGACGGCGATCCCGCGAAAATCGCGACGTCGGTCGGACGGGCGGCGCGTGCGACCGTAGTGCACCTGTACGACGATCCGCCGACATATCGCGTGGTGCATGGCGGCATCGAGTACGACCTCACGCGACTTCGTGACGAGACGCTGGATGGAGATCTGCGCGCGCGGGATCTGACGATCAACGCGCTTGCCGCCCGGCTCGGCGGCGATGGCGAAGTGATCGACGAAACCGGCGGCCTCGGCGATCTCGACGCCCGCGTCGTGCGCGGCACGTCGCTCGCGAGTTTCGAGGCCGATCCCCTGCGGGCGCTGCGCGTGTATCGATTCGCCGCCGAACTCGCCTTCGACATCGATCGCGAAACGCGAACATGGTGCACGCGAGTCGGCGGTGCGCTGCGCGGCGTGGCGCGGGAGCGCATCTGGGAAGAAACCCGGCGGCTGCTGGCGACGCCGCGTTCGGCGCGGGCGCTGCGCATGGCGTTTGACGATGGCGTGCTCGCCGAGGTTTTTTTTGTCGTCGATCTCGATTTCGACGTCGCGATGCACGTCGTCGGCCGGCTGGAGCGGGATGGAGCGATCCACGAAAAAACGAAGAACGCTTTCGACGACGCCGTGACCCTGAAACTCGCGGCCCTTGACCAAAGACGGGGTACGTCGGCGATCGCAGACAATCTCAATGCGCCGAAGAGCATTCGCCGGGCGGTGGAGGCGATCGTTGACCACCGCGACGCGCCCGCGCGAATGCGTGCCCGTATCGCCGGGGGCGAGGACGAGCGCGGAGCGCTGGCGGACTACTGGATGGAAACCGGAGAGGCGTGGCTCGCCGTCGCGCGTCTCGACATGGCGGAGCAACTCGCGAACGGCGAGGCGGGAGCTGAAGAATGGCTTGCGCGGCTTCGCGCGGCACATCGCGAGTTTGTGGAGCCCGTGCTGGCCAGTCCGCTCGTCACGGGTCATGACCTGATGAACGAACTCGGCGTGCCGAAGGGACCGCAGATCGGCCGCGCCCTTGCGGGCATTACGCGGGAGCGGATCGCGGGGACGATCCGCACGCGCGAAGAGGCGATGGCGTTCGCGCGGGAAATTTTTCGAACGTCGACGAAATAG